The following are encoded together in the Brassica napus cultivar Da-Ae chromosome A9, Da-Ae, whole genome shotgun sequence genome:
- the LOC106381096 gene encoding WAT1-related protein At4g08290: MEGVSTIIKNFRPFLLMIFLQFGGAGTYIVIMATLNQGQNRYVLIVYRNAVAALVLAPFAIFFERKVRPKMTLSVFWKIVLLGFLEPILDQGFGYLGMNMTSATYTSAIMNVLPSVTFIIAWILRMEKVNIAEVRSQAKIIGTLVALGGALVMTLYKGPLIPLQWSNPNTNQHNEHSNSSQDHNHWVGGTLLILLGCVAWSCFYVLQSITIKTYPADLSLSALICLSGAVQSTVVALVVERHSRGWAVGWDARLLAPLYTGIVSSGLTYYVQGMVMRTRGPVFVTAFNPLCMILVALLASFILHEQIHYGCVIGGTVIAMGLYLVVWGKGKDYDVSVLAMPEKNSLQELPIRIQVNNDKLDSSIDDVSNVTFPAGAHSRTFGI; encoded by the exons ATGGAGGGTGTAAGTACGATCATCAAAAACTTTAGACCATTTTtgttaatgatatttttgcaATTTGGAGGAGCAGGAACGTATATTGTCATTATGGCCACTCTCAATCAAGGCCAGAATCGTTACGTTCTGATTGTGTACCGCAATGCTGTTGCTGCTCTTGTTCTCGCACCTTTTGCAATCTTCTTTGAAAG GAAAGTGAGGCCGAAGATGACACTATCGGTTTTCTGGAAAATAGTGTTACTCGGCTTTTTAGA GCCAATATTGGACCAGGGTTTTGGTTACTTGGGGATGAACATGACATCAGCAACATATACATCTGCTATCATGAACGTTCTTCCTTCTGTCACTTTCATAATCGCTTGGATTCTAAG AATGGAGAAAGTGAATATAGCAGAGGTACGAAGCCAAGCAAAGATAATTGGGACATTGGTTGCTCTTGGAGGGGCATTGGTCATGACATTGTACAAAGGTCCACTTATTCCTTTACAATGGTCTAACCCAAATACGAATCAACACAACGAACATAGCAACAGTTCACAAGACCATAATCATTGGGTTGGTGGAACCTTGTTGATACTCCTCGGTTGTGTTGCTTGGTCTTGCTTCTATGTTTTGCAG TCCATAACAATAAAGACATATCCTGCGGATCTTTCACTATCAGCCTTAATATGCCTATCTGGGGCAGTCCAAAGCACCGTAGTAGCTCTCGTAGTGGAGCGCCACTCCAGGGGATGGGCGGTTGGATGGGATGCAAGACTTTTAGCACCTCTTTATACG GGTATAGTAAGCTCGGGTTTAACCTACTACGTGCAAGGGATGGTTATGAGAACGAGAGGGCCGGTTTTCGTCACTGCTTTTAACCCTCTTTGCATGATTCTTGTAGCTCTCCTTGCTTCTTTTATTCTCCATGAACAAATACATTACGGATG CGTAATAGGAGGGACAGTGATTGCCATGGGTTTGTATTTGGTTGTTTGGGGAAAAGGTAAGGACTATGACGTATCAGTATTAGCTATGCCTGAGAAGAATAGCCTTCAAGAACTACCGATCAGAATTCAAGTTAACAATGACAAGTTGGATTCTTCTATAGATGATGTCAGCAATGTAACCTTTCCCGCTGGTGCGCATAGTCGAACATTTGGAAtataa